One region of Citrus sinensis cultivar Valencia sweet orange chromosome 6, DVS_A1.0, whole genome shotgun sequence genomic DNA includes:
- the LOC102626610 gene encoding 40S ribosomal protein S4-2 has translation MARGLKKHLKRLNAPKHWMLDKLGGAFAPKPSSGPHKSRECLPLILVLRNRLKYALTYREVIAILMQRHVLVDGKVRTDKTYPAGFMDVVSIPKTNENFRLLYDTKGRFRLHSLRDEEAKFKLCKVRSVQFGQKGIPYINTYDGRTIRYPDPLIKANDTIKLDLEENKITDFIKFDVGNIVMVTGGRNRGRVGIIKNREKHKGSFETIHIQDALGHEFATRLGNVFTIGKGSKPWVSLPKGKGIKLSIIEEARKRQAAQAAA, from the exons atg GCTAGAGGATTGAAGAAGCACTTGAAGAGGCTCAATGCCCCTAAGCACTGGATGCTTGACAAGCTTGGTGGTGCATTT GCACCTAAGCCATCATCTGGTCCCCACAAGTCAAGGGAATGCTTGCCATTGATCCTTGTATTGCGAAACCGTTTGAAATATGCTCTCACATATCGTGAAGTTATTGCTATTCTGATGCAACGACATGTTCTTGTTGATGGGAAGGTTAGGACAGATAAGACCTACCCTGCTGGTTTCATGG ATGTTGTGTCAATTCCCAAGACCAACGAGAACTTCCGTCTCCTTTATGACACCAAGGGTCGCTTCCGTCTCCATTCCCTCAGAGATGAGGAGGCAAAA TTCAAGCTTTGCAAAGTTAGATCAGTCCAGTTTGGCCAGAAAGGTATCCCATACATCAACACCTATGATGGGCGTACCATCCGCTACCCTGACCCACTCATCAAAGCCAATGATACCATCAAACTTGACTTAGAAGAGAACAAGATCACTGACTTCATCAAGTTTGATGTTGGGAATATTGTCATGGTCACTGGGGGTAGAAACAGAGGTCGAGTTGGAATCATCAAGAACAGGGAAAAGCATAAGGGAAGTTTTGAGACCATCCATATTCAAGATGCCCTTGGTCATGAGTTTGCAACTCGTCTAGGCAATGTGTTCACCATCGGGAAGGGTTCAAAACCATGGGTGTCACTTCCTAAGGGCAAGGGTATTAAGTTGTCCATCATTGAGGAAGCTAGGAAGAGACAGGCTGCCCAGGCTGCTGCTTAA
- the LOC102626899 gene encoding ferritin-3, chloroplastic: protein MALAASSSSSLAAKQLAGLTTGSSCYSKSNASLVKLGGILPRTKRSLKVSAAVDANSMPLTGVVFQPFEEVKKEVLDVPVSPLLSLARQKYEDECEAAINEQINVEYNVSYVYHALYAYFDRDNIALRGLAKFFKESSEEEREHAEKFMEYQNLRGGKVKLHSIMQPPSEFDHAEKGDALYAMELALSLEKLTNEKLLSLRSVADRNNDPQMGDFVESEFLGEQVEAINKIAKYVSQLRMVGKGHGVWHFDQMLLHEGDAA, encoded by the exons ATGGCATTGGCAGCTTCTTCATCCTCCTCTCTTGCAGCGAAGCAACTGGCTGGTCTTACAACAGGCTCATCATGTTACTCTAAGTCTAATGCTTCTCTTGTGAAATTGGGTGGTATTTTGCCAAGAACGAAGAGGAGTCTGAAGGTTTCTGCTGCTGTGGACGCCAATAGCATGCCGCTGACCGGGGTCGTGTTTCAGCCATTCGAAGAGGTCAAGAAAGAGGTTCTTGATGTTCCTGTTTCCCCTCTGCTTTCACTAGCTCGCCAAAAGTACGAGGACGAGTGTGAGGCCGCTATCAACGAGCAGATCAA TGTGGAATATAATGTCTCATACGTGTACCATGCCCTGTATGCGTACTTTGATCGGGATAATATTGCTCTGAGAGGCCTTgccaa ATTTTTCAAGGAGTCCAGTGAAGAAGAAAGGGAACATGCTGAGAAGTTTATGGAGTATCAG AACTTGCGCGGTGGAAAAGTAAAACTGCACTCCATAATGCAGCCCCCTTCGGAGTTTGATCATGCAGAGAAAGGGGATGCCTTGTATG CAATGGAACTAGCATTGTCCCTGGAGAAGCTAACAAACGAGAAGCTTCTGAGCCTGCGCAGT GTGGCGGATAGAAACAATGATCCCCAAATGGGAGATTTTGTCGAGAGTGAATTTTTGGGTGAGCAG gtTGAAGCAATTAACAAGATCGCTAAATATGTTTCTCAACTTAGGATGGTTGGGAAAGGCCACG GAGTATGGCACTTCGATCAAATGCTTCTCCACGAGGGTGATGCTGCATGA
- the LOC102618154 gene encoding uncharacterized protein LOC102618154, with protein MEDAVPEAESLLHRQEECSKRKETDAEGKDDEERKGGLLDHIIHNLVSPLSPRAGDVNQKKDEVFGSKDIGARSENEGSGSEEEVGNVNSGGGGLIKNVIPNFFRPSEQAQVTENEKKDEEVMVKRVEENEEVKKDDEGGGGGGSIIGNIVSHLPTSLPGDVAPTTDEASILIHSIIHD; from the exons ATGGAAGATGCTGTGCCCGAAGCAGAAAGCTTATTGCATAGGCAAGAAGAGTGTAGCAAGCGAAAAGAAACAGACGCTGAAGGCAAAGATGACGAAGAGAGAAAAGGAGGGCTCTTAGACCACATTATTCATAACTTGGTCTCTCCTTTGAGTCCCAGAGCAGGAGATGTTAACCAAAAGAAGGATGAAGTTTTCGGAAGCAAGGATATTGGTGCAAGAAGTGAAAATGAGGGCTCTGGGTCAGAGGAGGAAGTGGGTAATGTTAATAGTGGTGGTGGAGGACTAATCAAGAATGTGATACCCAACTTCTTTCGCCCAAGCGAACAAGCTCAAGTGACAGAAAATGAGAAGAAAGATGAAGAAGTGATGGTGAAAAGagttgaagaaaatgaagaagtgaAGAAAGACGATgaaggtggtggtggtggtggtagcATCATTGGTAACATTGTCTCTCACTTGCCGACATCACTTCCag GTGATGTGGCTCCAACAACTGATGAGGCctccattttaattcattctATCATCCATGATTAA